One Huiozyma naganishii CBS 8797 chromosome 4, complete genome genomic region harbors:
- the KNAG0D03920 gene encoding 1,3-beta-glucan synthase (similar to Saccharomyces cerevisiae GSC2 (YGR032W) and FKS1 (YLR342W); ancestral locus Anc_4.173), which translates to MSNYPNGYSAGAHSRDQLDQYGQPIEEDQTMDYRDNEFDDDLEFHNTRMREENVSSVQDEGDEEDDLAFEVPARHLDGQQPNNSYSDYSGSSSAHGEYDNNYPPSHLSYGKGPHRTFSTLSTSMYDRVPHDGSSNLHNGANHESSTLFPQDPYPSWTADPDCPVNIKQIEDIFIDLTNKFGFQRDSMRNMFDHLMTLLDSRASRMSPQQALLSLHADYIGGDRANYKKWYFAAQLDLDDEIGFRNVSLNKMNRKSRRAKKSSSNIMKSTYTNDQDVDATLRAIEGDNSLQAADFRWKVKMNRLSNVGKIRHLALYLLIWGEANQVRFTAECLCFIFKCALDYLDSPQCQNNQHTLHEGDYLNRVITPLYKFIRNEVYEILDDRFVKRERDHNKIIGYDDVNQLFWYPAGINKIVLSNGTRLVDLPTEERYLNFGNVDWEAVFFKTYYETRTWLHMVTNFNRIWVLHASVYWMFVAYNAPTFYTHNYQQLVNNQPLAAYKWGTAALGGTVACVIELAATVCEWFFVPRKWAGAQHLSTRCIFISVLLGINLAPIAWLFAYEKDTVYSHTAYVVSIVFFFVAVLTVVFFSIMPLGGLFTSYMKRSSRKYVSSQTFTASFAPLHGWSRLLSYLIWILVFGAKYAESYFFLILSLRDPIRVLSTMTMRCTGEYWWGAKLCRHQPKITLALMIATDFVLFFLDTYLWYIIINTVFSVCKAFYLGMSVLTPWRNIFTRLPKRIYLKILATDDMEVKYKPKVLISQIWNAIVISMYREHLLAIDHVQQLLYHQVPAEVQGKRTLRAPTFFTSQDDSKLKRAFFPADSEAERRISFFAQSLAVPMASPLPIDNMPTFTVLTPHYSERILLSLREIIREDDQFSRVTLLEYLKQLHPVEWECFVKDTKILADETAAFEGIEEQEKGDLASSDVDDLPFYCIGFKSAAPEYTLRTRIWASLRSQTLYRTVSGFMNYSRAIKLLYRVENPEIVQMFGDNAEELERELEKISRRKFKFLVTMQRLAKFKPHEMENAEFLLRAYPDLQIAYLDEEPPLHEGDEPRIFSAIIDGHCELLDNGRRRPKFRIQLSGNPILGDGKSDNQNHAIIFYRGEYIQLIDANQDNYLEECLKIRSVLAEFEEMDAEQYNPYAADHEYQDQSDNHPVAIVGAREYIFSENSGVLGDVAAGKEQTFGTLFARTLSQIGAKLHYGHPDFINATFMTTRGGVSKAQKGLHLNEDIYAGMNALLRGGRIKHVEYYQCGKGRDLGFGTILNFTTKIGAGMGEQMLSREYYYLGTQLPIDRFLSFYYAHPGFHLNNLFIQLSLQMFMLTLVNLHSLAHESIICEYNRNRPITDILYPIGCYNLEPVIDWVRRYTLSIFIVFFIAFVPIICQELIERGAWKATLRFWRHVLSLSPMFEVFAGQIYSSALLSDLTVGGARYISTGRGFATSRIPFSILYSRFAGSAIYMGARSLLMLLFSTVAHWQAPLLWFWASLASLVYSPFIFNPHQLSWDDFFLDYRDFIRWLSRGNSKYHKNSWIGYVRMSRSRVTGFKRKLIGDESEKSVGDASRAHRTNLVLAELVPGFIYSTGCFIAFTFINAQTGARSTDNDRVNSVLRMIICTLGPVAADMGVLAVCMSMSCCSSVLFGSCHKNPGSVMAAFAHGFSVVIHIGSFIVMWVLEGFSFVKMLIGVITCIQCQRFLFSLMSLLLISREYKNDQANSAFWTGRWGTTETSALRYFREYVVKIIELSEFAADFVLGHTILLTHFPVLVIPGIDKLHSIMLFWLKPSRQIRPPIFSLKQTRLRKRMVRKYFCLYIAVLLGFAACIVGPAVAAAYVPDRIAPHLTGAGRNLFQPRNVNQNDTGLSITTYSAHYYVSTPSMKTWSTKV; encoded by the coding sequence ATGTCGAATTATCCGAATGGGTATTCCGCAGGTGCACACAGCCGGGATCAGCTCGATCAGTACGGCCAGCCCATCGAGGAGGATCAAACGATGGATTACCGCGACAACGAATTCGACGATGATTTGGAATTCCATAACACCCGTATGAGAGAGGAGAATGTGTCCTCGGTGCAAGACGAGGGTGACGAAGAGGACGATCTGGCGTTTGAAGTGCCAGCGAGGCACTTGGATGGCCAGCAGCCCAATAACAGTTACTCGGACTACAGCGGCAGCAGTTCTGCACACGGTGAGTACGACAACAACTACCCGCCCTCACACTTATCCTACGGGAAGGGTCCCCACAGGACGTTTTCCACTCTGTCCACGTCGATGTACGACAGGGTCCCACACGATGGGTCCAGTAACTTGCACAACGGGGCCAACCACGAGTCGAGCACGCTGTTCCCACAGGACCCGTACCCGTCTTGGACAGCGGACCCGGACTGCCCAGTTAACATCAAACAGATCGAGGATATATTCATCGATTTGACCAACAAGTTCGGCTTCCAGAGAGACTCGATGAGAAACATGTTCGACCATTTGATGACACTACTGGATTCTAGAGCATCGAGGATGTCCCCGCAGCAGGCGCTGCTCTCGCTACATGCCGATTACATCGGTGGGGACCGTGCAAACTACAAGAAATGGTACTTTGCCGCACAACTCGACCTCGACGACGAGATTGGGTTTAGGAACGTATCgctgaacaagatgaacagAAAGTCGCGCAGAGCGAAAAAAAGTAGCAGTAACATAATGAAGTCCACGTACACGAACGACCAGGACGTCGACGCTACCCTGAGGGCGATAGAAGGTGACAACTCTTTGCAAGCAGCAGATTTCAGGTGGAAAGTGAAGATGAACAGATTGTCCAACGTCGGGAAGATAAGGCATTTGGCTCTGTATCTTTTGATTTGGGGGGAAGCAAACCAGGTCAGATTTACCGCAGAGTGTCTCTGCTTCATATTCAAATGCGCTTTGGACTACTTGGACTCCCCACAGTGCCAAAATAACCAGCACACATTACACGAGGGGGACTATTTGAACCGGGTCATTACACCTCTGTACAAGTTTATCAGAAATGAGGTTTACGAAATCCTCGATGACCGTTTTGTGAAACGTGAAAGAGACCACAATAAAATCATCGGGTATGATGACGTCAACCAGTTGTTCTGGTACCCTGCTGGTATCAATAAGATTGTGCTATCCAACGGTACTAGATTGGTTGATCTACCCACTGAGGAAAGGTACCTAAATTTTGGGAACGTTGATTGGGAGGCCGTGTTTTTCAAGACATACTACGAAACGAGAACATGGTTGCATATGGTGACAAACTTCAACCGTATTTGGGTGCTTCACGCTTCCGTCTACTGGATGTTTGTCGCTTACAATGCTCCAACCTTCTATACCCACAATTACCAACAGTTGGTGAATAATCAACCCTTGGCTGCCTACAAATGGGGCACCGCTGCATTGGGTGGTACAGTTGCATGTGTGATAGAATTAGCTGCCACCGTCTGCGAATGGTTCTTTGTTCCAAGAAAATGGGCCGGTGCGCAACATCTAAGCACCCGTTGTATATTTATCTCCGTCCTGCTCGGTATCAATCTGGCGCCAATCGCTTGGTTATTTGCATATGAGAAGGATACCGTGTACAGTCACACCGCGTACGTTGTTTCGATcgtatttttctttgtggCCGTCCTTACCGTGGTCTTCTTCTCGATCATGCCCTTGGGGGGACTGTTCACTTCATACATGAAAAGGTCATCCAGAAAATATGTCTCATCACAAACATTTACGGCATCCTTTGCGCCTTTACATGGCTGGAGTAGACTGCTGTCGTACCTAATCTGGATCTTGGTATTCGGTGCCAAATACGCCGAATCCTActttttcttgattttgtcgCTGAGAGATCCTATTAGAGTGCTGTCGACAATGACAATGAGATGCACTGGTGAATACTGGTGGGGTGCTAAACTATGTAGACATCAACCGAAGATCACTCTGGCTCTGATGATTGCTACCGATTTTGTGCTGTTTTTCCTGGATACCTACCTGTGGTACATTATTATTAACACCGTGTTTTCCGTCTGTAAGGCATTCTACCTGGGTATGTCTGTGCTAACTCCGTGGAGGAATATTTTCACAAGGTTgccaaagagaatatatttgaagattctGGCCACGGACGATATGGAGGTCAAGTACAAACCAAAGGTTTTGATATCACAGATTTGGAACGCCATTGTCATCTCAATGTACAGAGAACACTTGCTCGCTATCGACCACGTCCAACAGCTATTGTATCACCAAGTTCCTGCAGAAGTCCAGGGCAAGAGAACCCTTAGAGCTCCAACGTTTTTCACTTCTCAAGATGATtcgaaattgaagagagCATTTTTCCCAGCTGATTCCGAGGCTGAAAGAAGAATCTCGTTTTTTGCCCAGTCTTTGGCAGTTCCTATGGCCTCTCCGTTACCTATTGATAATATGCCAACGTTCACCGTCCTGACACCTCACTATTCTGAAAGAATTTTGTTATCTTTAAGAGAAATTATTCGCGAAGACGATCAATTCTCAAGAGTCACATTGTTGGAGTACTTAAAACAGTTACACCCGGTCGAATGGGAGTGCTTTGTCAAGGATACCAAGATACTAGCGGACGAAACGGCTGCATTTGAAGGTAtagaggaacaagaaaaggGCGATTTAGCATCGTCAGATGTCGATGACCTTCCATTCTACTGTATTGGTTTCAAGTCTGCAGCTCCTGAATACACTCTGAGAACTCGTATTTGGGCATCTTTGAGATCCCAAACTTTGTACCGTACAGTCTCTGGTTTCATGAATTATTCAAGAGCAATTAAGTTGCTATACCGTGTTGAGAACCCTGAGATTGTTCAGATGTTTGGTGATAATGCCGAGGAATTAGAAAGAGAATTGGAAAAGATTTCCAGAAGAAAGTTCAAGTTCTTGGTTACGATGCAAAGATTGGCTAAGTTCAAACCACACGAAATGGAGAATGCAGAGTTTTTGCTGAGAGCGTATCCCGATTTGCAGATTGCATACTTAGACGAGGAACCACCATTACACGAGGGCGACGAGCCAAGAATTTTTTCTGCGATCATTGACGGTCACTGTGAATTGTTAGACAACGGTCGTAGACGTCCTAAGTTTAGAATCCAATTATCCGGTAACCCTATCCTGGGTGATGGTAAGTCTGATAACCAGAACCATGCCATTATCTTCTACAGGGGTGAATACATCCAATTGATCGATGCCAACCAAGATAATTATTTGGAAGAATGTTTGAAGATTAGGTCCGTGCTGGCcgaatttgaagaaatggatGCGGAACAGTACAACCCATACGCTGCTGACCACGAGTACCAAGATCAGTCCGATAACCATCCGGTGGCCATTGTTGGTGCCAGAGAATATATCTTTTCTGAAAACTCTGGTGTCCTTGGTGATGTCGCTGCTGGTAAAGAACAAACTTTTGGTACACTGTTTGCGCGTACCTTGTCTCAAATCGGTGCTAAGTTACATTACGGTCATCCGGATTTTATCAACGCTACGTTTATGACCACCAGAGGTGGTGTCTCAAAGGCGCAGAAGGGTTTGCATTTAAACGAAGATATCTACGCTGGTATGAACGCCCTTCTACGTGGTGGGCGTATCAAGCATGTTGAATACTATCAGTGTGGTAAAGGTAGAGATTTGGGTTTTGGTACTATCTTGAATTTCACAACAAAAATTGGTGCCGGTATGGGTGAACAGATGTTGTCCCGTGAGTACTACTATTTGGGTACGCAACTGCCTATTGACCGTTTCTTGTCTTTTTACTACGCGCATCCTGGTTTCCATTTGAATAATTTGTTCATTCAGTTGTCTTTGCAGATGTTCATGCTTACTTTGGTTAATTTGCACTCGTTGGCGCATGAGTCTATCATCTGTGAGTACAACAGGAACAGACCCATTACGGATATTTTGTATCCGATTGGCTGTTACAATTTGGAGCCTGTCATCGATTGGGTTAGACGTTACACCCTATCCATTTTCATCGTGTTTTTCATTGCGTTCGTTCCTATTATCTGCCAAGAACTGATTGAGCGTGGTGCTTGGAAGGCGACGCTAAGATTCTGGCGCCATGTTCTGTCGTTATCTCCAATGTTTGAAGTCTTTGCTGGTCAAATCTACTCATCTGCCCTGCTAAGCGATTTAACCGTTGGTGGTGCTCGTTATATTTCGACAGGTCGTGGGTTTGCTACGTCGCGTATTCCGTTCTCGATTTTATACTCTAGGTTTGCTGGATCTGCCATTTACATGGGTGCGCGGTCGTTACTGATGTTACTGTTTAGCACCGTGGCGCATTGGCAAGCTCCGCTGTTGTGGTTCTGGGCCTCGCTGGCCTCGCTGGTGTACTCTCCATTTATTTTTAACCCACACCAACTATCTTGGGACGATTTCTTTTTAGATTACAGAGACTTCATCAGGTGGCTATCAAGAGGTAACAGCAAGTACCACAAGAATTCGTGGATCGGTTACGTCAGGATGTCTCGGTCTCGTGTTACGGGTTTCAAGAGAAAGCTCATTGGCGACGAATCTGAGAAGTCTGTTGGGGATGCGAGCAGGGCGCACAGGACAAATCTTGTGCTGGCCGAACTTGTCCCTGGCTTCATATACTCTACTGGTTGTTTCATTGCGTTTACTTTCATCAACGCACAAACAGGTGCGAGATCTACGGACAACGACCGTGTTAACTCCGTTTTGCGTATGATCATTTGCACTCTTGGTCCAGTGGCCGCCGACATGGGTGTGCTGGCTGTGTGCATGAGCATGTCTTGTTGTTCGTCTGTGTTATTCGGTTCGTGCCACAAGAACCCTGGGTCTGTCATGGCAGCGTTTGCGCACGGGTTCTCCGTGGTAATCCACATTGGCTCATTCATCGTGATGTGGGTGTTGGAAGGTTTCAGTTTTGTGAAGATGCTGATTGGTGTCATTACTTGTATCCAATGCCAGcggtttttgttttcgctgatgtctttgttgttgatctCCCGTGAGTACAAGAACGACCAGGCAAACAGCGCGTTCTGGACCGGGAGATGGGGCACGACGGAGACGTCTGCATTGAGGTATTTCCGTGAGTACGTGGTGAAGATCATCGAATTATCCGAGTTTGCTGCCGATTTTGTACTCGGGCATACAATTCTGTTGACCCATTTCCCTGTTCTGGTGATCCCCGGCATTGACAAATTGCACTCGATCATGTTGTTCTGGCTGAAACCATCGCGCCAGATCAGACCACCCATCTTTTCGCTAAAGCAGACGCGGTTGAGAAAGCGGATGGTACGGAAGTACTTCTGCCTGTACATTGCCGTGCTGCTTGGGTTTGCCGCATGTATTGTGGGCCCTGCCGTTGCTGCTGCGTATGTGCCAGACCGGATAGCTCCACACCTAACTGGTGCCGGGCGCAATCTGTTCCAACCGAGAAACGTGAACCAGAACGACACTGGGTTGAGCATAACGACGTACTCTGCCCATTACTACGTGTCCACTCCATCGATGAAAACGTGGTCCACGAAGGTGTGA
- the KNAG0D03860 gene encoding uncharacterized protein (similar to Saccharomyces cerevisiae YGR026W; ancestral locus Anc_4.162) — MANTIKIVKKRSKNRFGKNKADALKVQRLFWLTGHSVTLVCGLLFGVTYFFHVLLFFKYRSWKWLFLRVNENYSVIKGHRWYHSILRSTPQLLYRMSLIGVFSASGVTMYQNWGGLRPTWFDLLSSANFQATIIAVLWFLGGGKSIYRLLPFMILSFIHLKHYKTEFETEDRESVEKLSLENKELLHLIAYSEVFIAVTLLLDTLLMKNGETGFMFVIYAGFYWIRLNFSLYTQATVIRLLNKFEKKVPPKYYKQWNVVKKFLIGKVKNRKDNIEKATKNA, encoded by the coding sequence ATGGCCAATACTATCAAAATCGTCAAGAAGAGATCCAAGAATAGGTTTGGGAAGAACAAGGCGGATGCACTGAAGGTACAGAGACTTTTCTGGCTCACGGGCCATTCCGTGACGCTAGTCTGCGGACTGCTGTTTGGTGTCACATATTTCTTTCATGTTCTCTTattcttcaagtacagATCCTGGAAGTGGTTGTTTTTACGTGTGAATGAGAACTACTCTGTGATAAAAGGCCACAGATGGTACCATTCCATCCTGAGATCCACCCCACAGCTACTGTACCGGATGTCGCTGATAGGGGTGTTCTCAGCATCCGGGGTGACAATGTACCAGAACTGGGGCGGTCTAAGGCCAACCTGGTTTGACCTGCTATCCTCGGCGAATTTTCAAGCCACTATTATCGCTGTTCTCTGGTTTCTAGGGGGAGGTAAGTCCATATACAGACTTCTTCCCTTTATGATCCTCAGCTTCATTCACTTGAAACACTATAAGACTGAGTTTGAGACAGAGGACAGAGAAAGCGTGGAGAAGCTGTCTTTGGAGAATAAGGAACTTCTACACTTGATTGCTTACTCTGAAGTGTTCATTGCCGTAACTTTGCTGCTAGACACACTATTAATGAAGAACGGGGAAACCGGCTTCATGTTTGTCATCTATGCAGGTTTCTACTGGATCAGACTGAACTTCTCGCTATACACCCAGGCAACAGTCATCAGACtattgaacaaatttgaaaagaaggtcCCACCAAAGTACTACAAACAGTGGAATGTTGTCAAAAAGTTTTTAATTGGGAAAGTCAAGAATCGTAAGGACAACATCGAAAAGGCTACCAAAAATGCATAA
- the POP6 gene encoding ribonuclease P/MRP protein subunit POP6 (similar to Saccharomyces cerevisiae POP6 (YGR030C); ancestral locus Anc_4.169): MASTAHYHNEDTGIDLADQKSSFKYIEDRIIPQLLSKDEGVLSLVKFRKVTKNDKIKLSIDTLSKIDLKSNILSLCAYGPHIQKLLSIVEIFKGTLKGGDPFKQWNAINSFEVVKPGVNELLDKKLKVPILFIFITMDESMFSSPVFKKNNTGFTEQPI, translated from the coding sequence ATGGCCAGTACTGCGCACTACCATAATGAAGATACTGGTATTGATTTGGCAGACCAAAAATCAAGTTTCAAATACATCGAAGATAGGATAATACCGCAGTTACTTTCAAAGGATGAGGGTGTATTATCTCTTGTGAAGTTCCGCAAAGTGACGAAGAACGATAAAATTAAATTGAGCATCGATACTTTGAGCAAGATAGACCTCAAATCTAATATACTGTCTCTATGTGCATACGGACCTCATATCCAGAAATTGCTCAGTATTGTAGAAATATTCAAGGGCACACTGAAGGGTGGCGATCCATTTAAGCAGTGGAACGCCATAAACAGCTTTGAGGTGGTGAAACCAGGAGTTAACGAACTTTTAGACAAGAAGCTGAAAGTCCCCATACTGTTCATTTTCATTACAATGGATGAGAGCATGTTTTCTAGTCCAGTGTttaaaaagaacaacacaGGATTCACAGAACAACCTATATAG
- the IMO32 gene encoding Imo32p (similar to Saccharomyces cerevisiae YGR031W; ancestral locus Anc_4.172) codes for MRVTRRLLQSVKLSYDLLSPTCRSHDAKQSVVIMHGFLGNKNNNRTLGRKLVEALQRPVYLVDMRNHGSSPRTAEFNYKAMSEDIFQFIRDHRLEKPLLLGHSMGAKVGMTCALGDPKHKLVSQLVCIENVPVCTQPNGKFAEYITWLLRITQQSKIKTLAQADAYLAQFESDEKIRQFLLSSTLQRRPPGGQGPTTPAFEPKIPLAQLRESLLRGEVSGWTHDPRRERFTGPTLFIRGTLSEYIADEYIPTIGLFFPRFQLEDVKGAGHFVNAEQPDTCAELIKRFVESD; via the coding sequence ATGAGGGTGACAAGACGCTTGCTTCAAAGTGTGAAACTGTCGTATGATTTACTGTCACCAACTTGTAGATCTCACGATGCGAAACAATCTGTAGTAATCATGCACGGGTTTCTGGgcaacaagaacaacaaccgCACTCTGGGTCGTAAGTTGGTCGAGGCACTGCAGCGACCCGTGTACCTTGTCGACATGAGGAACCACGGTTCTTCCCCCCGTACCGCAGAGTTCAATTATAAAGCGATGTCCGAGGACATCTTCCAATTCATCAGGGATCACCGATTGGAAAAGCCCCTGCTGTTGGGTCACTCCATGGGGGCCAAAGTCGGGATGACTTGCGCACTGGGGGACCCAAAGCACAAACTTGTGTCCCAATTGGTGTGCATCGAGAACGTACCCGTATGCACGCAACCAAACGGCAAGTTCGCCGAGTACATCACGTGGCTGCTGCGGATCACACAACAGTCCAAGATCAAGACGCTGGCACAGGCGGACGCGTACCTGGCGCAATTTGAGAGTGATGAGAAAATCAGACAATTCCTACTGTCGTCTACGTTACAAAGACGCCCCCCGGGGGGACAGGGACCTACAACGCCCGCGTTCGAACCCAAAATACCCCTGGCGCAGTTGAGGGAGTCGCTGCTGAGGGGGGAAGTATCCGGGTGGACACACGACCCGCGGCGTGAACGGTTCACGGGTCCAACTTTGTTTATAAGAGGCACGCTGTCAGAGTACATCGCAGACGAGTACATCCCGACGATCGGGCTATTCTTCCCACGGTTCCAACTCGAAGACGTCAAAGGCGCGGGCCACTTCGTCAACGCCGAACAGCCGGACACTTGCGCCGAGCTCATCAAGCGCTTCGTGGAGAGTGACTGA
- the ERV1 gene encoding flavin-linked sulfhydryl oxidase (similar to Saccharomyces cerevisiae ERV1 (YGR029W); ancestral locus Anc_4.167) — translation MDDSSISDSQGSDGIFFNKQGKFCIPCTAFRGFQYVAAGLRTRYENYKSNQGSSPTVIMNDNDKIPGSRSYLKEDPPDVQKLGVASWDFLHSMAAKYPDQPTVTQEGEMKEFLKIFSHVYPCHWCAKDFEKYIEKHAPRTKSKEDLSRWMCEAHNSVNGKLGKPKFDCNFWKQRWQDGWEDQQQSTVLEKQN, via the coding sequence ATGGACGATAGTTCTATCAGTGACAGTCAAGGGTCAGATGgtatatttttcaataaGCAGGGCAAGTTCTGTATACCCTGCACTGCATTCCGTGGGTTCCAGTACGTAGCTGCAGGACTGCGCACCCGGTACGAAAATTATAAGAGCAATCAGGGATCATCCCCAACGGTAATAATGAATGACAATGACAAGATCCCTGGTTCAAGGAGCTATCTCAAGGAGGATCCACCCGATGTCCAGAAGCTTGGAGTGGCATCATGGGATTTTCTACACAGTATGGCTGCTAAGTACCCAGATCAACCCACGGTGACCCAGGAGGGTGAGATGAAAGAATTCCTCAAAATCTTCTCCCATGTATACCCATGCCATTGGTGCGCTAAGGATTTTGAGAAGTACATAGAGAAACATGCACCAAGGACCAAATCGAAAGAAGATCTCAGTAGATGGATGTGTGAGGCCCACAATTCTGTGAATGGTAAATTGGGCAAGCCAAAATTTGACTGTAATTTTTGGAAGCAGAGATGGCAAGATGGATGGGAAGACCAACAACAGAGCACGGTTCTAGAGAAACAAAATTAA
- the MSP1 gene encoding protein-degrading AAA family ATPase MSP1 (similar to Saccharomyces cerevisiae MSP1 (YGR028W); ancestral locus Anc_4.166), translated as MARKFDLKTITDLTVLVGTGISLYYLVNRLLNDVESGPMGSRSKENRTKQDQQWQKLIAKSPDLADVDLNAYERSILSSVVTSDEINISFKDIGGLDPLISDLHESVIYPLTMPEVYSNNPLLQAPSGVLLYGPPGCGKTMLAKALAKESGANFISIRMSSIMDKWYGESNKIVDAIFSLGNKLEPCIIFIDEIDSFLRERSSTDHEVTATLKAEFMTLWDGLVSNGRIMIIGATNRIQDIDDAFLRRLPKRFMVSLPRVEQRKRILEVLLKDSKVDEEHFDIDEIASKTRGLSGSDLKELCREAALTAAKEYIRQKRQMVSDGKNGNQPGITIRPLKTSDFLGMAASGEEVSNSIELD; from the coding sequence ATGGCAAGGAAATTCGATCTCAAAACAATCACCGACTTAACTGTTTTGGTGGGCACTGGTATATCACTTTACTACCTTGTTAATAGATTGTTGAATGATGTGGAGTCGGGGCCGATGGGAAGTCGGTCCAAAGAAAATAGGACGAAACAGGACCAACAATGGCAAAAACTCATTGCAAAATCGCCCGACTTAGCTGATGTGGATCTGAATGCTTATGAGAGATCTATTTTAAGCTCCGTGGTTACATCTGACGAGATCAATATATCCTTCAAGGATATCGGAGGGTTAGACCCATTAATTTCCGACCTGCACGAGAGTGTTATTTACCCACTGACCATGCCTGAGGTATACTCGAATAACCCACTACTACAAGCACCTAGTGGTGTTTTACTGTATGGACCGCCTGGCTGCGGTAAGACTATGCTTGCGAAAGCGCTGGCTAAGGAAAGTGGCGCCAACTTTATATCCATCAGAATGTCCTCGATAATGGACAAGTGGTACGGGGAGTCAAACAAGATAGTCGACgccattttttctctgGGGAATAAGCTGGAGCCCTGTATTATTTTCATCGACGAGATCGATTCTTTTTTGAGAGAACGATCATCCACTGACCACGAAGTAACAGCTACGTTGAAGGCGGAGTTTATGACGCTGTGGGATGGTCTGGTGAGTAATGGGCGGATAATGATAATTGGTGCTACGAACCGGATTCAAGACATAGACGATGCCTTTTTGAGGAGATTGCCAAAACGTTTCATGGTATCTCTGCCTAGGGTGGaacaaaggaaaaggaTTTTGGAAGTGCTGTTGAAGGATAGTAAAGTTGACGAAGAACATTTTGATATAGACGAAATTGCTAGCAAGACGAGAGGCTTATCAGGTTCTGACCTGAAGGAATTATGTAGAGAAGCTGCTCTCACTGCAGCAAAGGAATACATTAGGCAGAAGAGACAGATGGTATCTGATGGTAAAAACGGCAATCAACCTGGCATAACAATAAGGCCGTTGAAAACCTCCGATTTTCTCGGGATGGCTGCCTCTGGGGAAGAGGTGTCTAATTCTATAGAATTAGACTAG
- the RPP0 gene encoding 60S ribosomal protein uL10 (similar to Saccharomyces cerevisiae RPP0 (YLR340W); ancestral locus Anc_4.170) has protein sequence MGGVREKKVEYFAKLREYLEEYKSIFVVGVDNVSSQQMHEVRKALRGEGVVLMGKNTMVRRAIRGFLSDLPDYEKLLPFVRGNVGFIFTNASLKDIKDVIVANKVAAPARAGAVAPEDIWVTAVNTGMEPGKTSFFQALGVPTKIARGTIEIVSDVKVVEAGTRVGPSEATLLNMLNISPFTYGLTVVQVYDNGQVFPSSILDITDEELVSHFISAVSTIAAISLAVGYPTLPSVGHTLINNYKNLLAVAIASGYHYAEIEELIDRIENPDKYASAAPVAAAAGGAAESGAAEEAAEEEEEESDADMGFGLFD, from the coding sequence ATGGGAGGCGTCCgtgaaaagaaagttgaGTACTTCGCTAAGTTGAGAGAATACTTGGAAGAATACAAGTCCATCTTCGTTGTTGGTGTTGACAATGTCTCTTCCCAACAGATGCACGAAGTCAGAAAGGCTTTGAGAGGTGAAGGTGTTGTCTTGATGGGTAAGAACACCATGGTTAGAAGAGCCATCAGAGGTTTCCTATCTGACTTGCCAGACTATGAAAAGTTGCTACCTTTCGTCAGAGGTAACGTTGGTTTCATTTTCACCAACGCTTCTTTGAAGGACATCAAGGATGTCATTGTTGCCAACAAGGTTGCTGCCCCAGCCAGAGCTGGTGCCGTTGCCCCAGAAGACATCTGGGTCACTGCCGTCAACACCGGTATGGAACCTGGTAAAACCTCTTTCTTCCAAGCTTTGGGTGTCCCAACCAAGATTGCCAGAGGTACCATTGAAATTGTCTCCGATGTCAAGGTTGTCGAAGCCGGTACCAGAGTCGGTCCATCTGAGGCCACTTTGTTGAACATGTTGAACATTTCTCCATTCACCTACGGTCTAACTGTTGTCCAAGTCTACGACAACGGTCAAGTCTTCCCATCTTCCATCTTGGACATCACCGACGAGGAATTGGTTTCCCACTTCATCTCTGCTGTTTCCACGATTGCTGCCATCTCCTTGGCTGTTGGTTACCCAACCTTGCCATCTGTTGGCCACACTTTGATcaacaactacaagaacTTGCTAGCTGTTGCCATTGCCTCTGGTTACCACTACGCTGAGATCGAGGAATTGATTGACAGAATTGAAAACCCAGACAAGTACGCCTCTGCTGCTCcagtcgctgctgctgccggTGGTGCCGCTGAATCTGGTGCCGCCGAAGaagctgctgaagaagaggaagaagagtcTGACGCTGACATGGGTTTCGGTCTATTCGACTAA